One window from the genome of Nitrosospira multiformis encodes:
- a CDS encoding thioesterase II family protein, with the protein MPAPLTLFSLPCAGASAAMYLRWRRRLPSWVRVQPIELPGRGERLHETPEKTFDALAARLCDELAMNPSQRYALFGHSMGALLAYRVAHCLRARMRPLPVALLVSACAAPSQQDWKRYADKDSDASLIAELRKQDGTPEEVFGNPELLSMTLGLLGADYRICASFRYQKFPPLPLPIHIFSGRADEIDVSKLEAWRLESAANCSLDWFEGGHFFPRLHEEAFLSTLAQRLAGDAAQLSDVPHAALASS; encoded by the coding sequence ATGCCGGCACCGTTGACACTATTCAGTTTGCCTTGTGCAGGCGCCAGTGCAGCCATGTACTTACGCTGGCGGCGCAGGCTGCCCTCATGGGTGAGGGTGCAGCCGATCGAGTTGCCTGGTCGCGGAGAACGTCTGCATGAAACGCCCGAGAAGACTTTTGATGCGCTGGCTGCACGCTTATGTGATGAGCTTGCAATGAATCCATCGCAGCGATATGCCCTCTTCGGGCATAGCATGGGGGCCTTGCTGGCTTACCGGGTTGCCCATTGTCTGCGTGCGAGAATGCGGCCCTTGCCGGTGGCCTTATTGGTATCCGCGTGTGCTGCACCCTCGCAGCAGGATTGGAAACGTTATGCTGACAAGGATAGCGACGCATCTCTCATAGCTGAACTTCGCAAGCAGGATGGGACACCGGAAGAGGTGTTCGGGAATCCTGAGCTACTGTCCATGACGCTGGGTTTGCTGGGTGCGGATTATCGTATTTGCGCGAGCTTCCGCTATCAGAAATTTCCGCCGCTGCCGCTCCCTATCCATATTTTTAGCGGGCGCGCGGATGAGATTGACGTGTCCAAACTCGAGGCATGGCGACTTGAAAGTGCCGCGAATTGCTCCCTGGATTGGTTCGAGGGCGGTCATTTCTTTCCCCGGTTGCATGAAGAGGCATTTCTTTCCACTCTGGCGCAACGTCTGGCGGGAGATGCCGCCCAGTTATCCGATGTCCCCCATGCAGCGCTTGCCTCTTCCTGA
- a CDS encoding MbtH family protein produces the protein MTSCFDREDGIFRVLINHEEQYSIWPEWKAIPGGWRDTEIAGDKKTCLEYIERVWTDMRPLSLRRFMDEQASGAGQ, from the coding sequence ATGACAAGTTGTTTTGATCGTGAAGACGGGATATTTCGCGTCCTGATTAATCACGAAGAGCAGTATTCAATCTGGCCGGAATGGAAAGCCATACCGGGTGGCTGGCGTGACACGGAAATAGCCGGTGACAAAAAAACCTGTCTGGAATATATCGAAAGAGTCTGGACCGACATGCGGCCTTTGAGTCTACGGCGCTTCATGGACGAACAGGCATCGGGAGCGGGCCAGTAA
- a CDS encoding 4'-phosphopantetheinyl transferase family protein: protein MNLQTPVSDSDLVLLSEDELAYASRFRRHEDQVRSVTTRAALRRILGSRLELPPDTLRFIANHHGKPFLQDDAGIEFNVSHAGYFALIALSTGGQVGVDIESRDHEIDVKSLGAYVFSPLERKSGLKTDEDFIKHWVAKESVLKALGEGISEHLQAISILPGEGECYRIEHERPEWSGIKAWSIKAPDGYAAALAVKNDAAFSALKTFQS from the coding sequence ATGAATCTGCAGACGCCGGTATCGGATTCGGATCTGGTTCTGCTAAGCGAGGACGAACTTGCCTACGCATCACGGTTTCGCAGGCATGAAGACCAGGTACGTTCAGTCACAACGCGGGCGGCTTTGCGGCGAATACTGGGTTCGCGGCTCGAGTTACCGCCGGACACGCTGAGGTTTATTGCAAATCACCATGGCAAGCCTTTTCTACAGGATGATGCTGGAATCGAGTTTAACGTCTCGCATGCCGGTTACTTTGCTCTGATTGCGCTTTCGACAGGCGGACAGGTTGGCGTGGATATTGAATCACGCGATCACGAGATCGATGTAAAAAGTCTGGGTGCCTATGTTTTTTCGCCATTGGAACGTAAGTCCGGATTAAAGACAGATGAAGACTTTATTAAGCACTGGGTTGCAAAAGAATCGGTGTTGAAAGCCCTGGGTGAGGGAATTTCCGAGCATTTGCAGGCTATTTCCATTCTGCCAGGTGAGGGGGAATGCTACCGCATCGAACACGAGCGTCCCGAGTGGTCGGGCATAAAAGCATGGTCCATTAAGGCGCCTGATGGTTACGCCGCGGCACTGGCGGTTAAAAATGATGCAGCGTTTTCTGCGCTAAAGACATTCCAATCGTAG